Genomic segment of Armatimonadota bacterium:
CGTCAGCCCCGATAAAGGAGGCGTTGATGAGGGTGGTGGAGTCGGACCGATACAGTTTGTATTGGGAACCGGGAAAGGTGCTCGCCGCCACTGGCTCGCCCTTCCAGAATCGGTCCATCGCTGACCGATCCATCTGAAGCAGGATTCGGCCGATGGCCGTCGTTTGTGGGTTGCCAGCCGCCGCCGACATCGCGGCGTAATCGTCGTAAGCCCGCTGGGTCGCTGCCGCGTCGGTTCCTTTCTGGGCATCTTCGTATGCCTTTTGGTAGGGGTTTAGAAGGCGATTTCGATCTTCGGCCGACATCATTCCCATGCCGAGGGGCACGGTCTCGTTCGACGTCGGCGTCGCCTTCGCGCACTTTTGGTAGATGTTCAGAGCCGCCAAAATCATCTGCCGGTCCTCGTCCTCCTCAGCTTTGATGAAGTTGCGCTCGCGGTTGGTAGTCGGGATATCCATCTCCAGCCGGTAGCCAGCCTCCGACGGGGTCCATACGCAGTTGAGGGCCTTCGCCACTTTATCGAGCGTTTCTCGCAAAGGGCGGTTCTCGACGAAGACGTCGACCTTTAGGTCGGCGATGTGGGAATCAACTTTCAGCGTCACGCCCGACTGCTGTGTGGCCTGGGCGCAGAAGTCGGTGATTTGGGTCAGGCTGTCGTCAAAGTCGCTCTTGGCGGCCAGTCGGTTGTCGGTCAGAAGCGTGGTTTGAAGAAGGACAGTAAGCGCAAGAACCATTCGGTGAACCCCGATAGTACGACGACGTTCACGCGAAAAATCTTTCAGAAAATCCGTCGGTTCGGATACTTTCGTAATCGTGCCCGCAGTCGGCCGCCCAAGCGCACCAGAAAATCAGCGGCTCGTCGCCGGTGTTCACGGTCCGATGGGCAAGGGTTCCGTCGATGTGATACGTGACACCCGGCCGCAGTTTGACCGTGGTCGTCTTCCGCTCATGGTCCATCAGAACCACCAGCCCTTGGCCCGACACGACGAGGATCAGTTCGCCGTGAGTCGGCTTGGTGTGCCAGTGGCCACGAGTCATGAAGTACTCGCCGCCGACGGTGCCGGGGTGGAGCGTGGTCGAACCCCAAAGGATCGCCCCTTCGGTGCCGTCCGGCTTGGAAAAGTAGGTCTCCGTCTCGTACAGGGGCGTGGAAGCCATCGCCTGCGCCG
This window contains:
- a CDS encoding cupin domain-containing protein, encoding MITTDILSGTMTGEVSRSARTVGDLLEYWGDRDAAQAMASTPLYETETYFSKPDGTEGAILWGSTTLHPGTVGGEYFMTRGHWHTKPTHGELILVVSGQGLVVLMDHERKTTTVKLRPGVTYHIDGTLAHRTVNTGDEPLIFWCAWAADCGHDYESIRTDGFSERFFA